Proteins from a single region of Bactrocera neohumeralis isolate Rockhampton unplaced genomic scaffold, APGP_CSIRO_Bneo_wtdbg2-racon-allhic-juicebox.fasta_v2 cluster10, whole genome shotgun sequence:
- the LOC126765171 gene encoding uncharacterized protein LOC126765171, whose amino-acid sequence MFDQPILPPAGKKNAQPLISFNHTKTCGPKYLVMCRKLSNDTLANVPPFLIKKVIDYTAGSEVETCKKLRNGNILIKTKNYNQAEKLVKLVALSPTIHIEISEHTSLNSTKGVIYSNDLRGIKEEEILDELRNQNVTEVKKILKKENNDSLKETGLIILTFSSISLPTEMSIGEDNEECVNKKNCVNCKENDIQTYNHNSYDKKWPIFVREKEIQAIITLEKVDRRKAISTYKERNHHSGPSYSAVTRNNSALYAQTQESPAQSSTVTKPINQQRQRRELVSYESLPSDDDVTPSTSKPLPKPTTQRITETKIKIFPRGISNKMKAILKLQHSATSNSKSPKPTKHELDDSSESTTMELQHEEVL is encoded by the exons atgttcgACCAACCAATTTTACCGCCGGCCGGGAAAAAGAATGCTCAACCATTAATTAGTTTTAACCACACAAAAACATGTGGCCCTAAGTATTTGGTTATGTGCAGAAAATTAAGTAACGATACACTCGCAAATGTGCCGCctttcttaattaaaaaggtAATCGATTATACCGCCGGTAGTGAAGTGGAAACTTGCAAAAAACTCAGAAATGGTAacatattaattaaaactaaaaactacaATCAAGCcgaaaaattagtgaaattagtGGCACTCTCGCCCACTATACACATTGAAATCTCCGAGCACACTTCACTTAACTCAACTAAAGGGGTCATCTACTCCAACGATTTGCGCGgtataaaagaagaagaaatcctCGATGAATTGAGAAACCAAAACGTAAcagaagtgaagaaaatacttaaaaaggaaaacaacgACTCACTGAAGGAGACTGGTCTAATTATACTCACTTTCTCTTCAATATCTCTGCCAACTGAAATGTCAATAGG CGAAGACAACGAAGAATGTGTAAACAAAAAGAACTGCGTCAACTGCAAAGAAAACGACATCCAAACCTACAACCACAACTCATACGACAAAAAATGGCCCATATTCGTACGTGAGAAAGAGATTCAAGCGATCATAACATTGGAAAAGGTTGACAGAAGGAAAGCAATATCCACATACAAAGAGCGAAACCATCATAGCGGACCATCTTACTCAGCTGTCACCCGTAACAACTCTGCTCTATACGCACAAACACAAGAATCGCCCGCTCAAAGTAGCACCGTCACCAAACCAATAAATCAGCAACGGCAACGAAGAGAACTAGTAAGTTATGAAAGCTTACCTTCAGACGACGACGTCACTCCTTCAACATCGAAGCCTTTGCCTAAACCCACCACACAGCGTATAaccgaaacaaaaattaaaatttttcccagaggtatttcaaacaaaatgaaAGCTATACTGAAATTACAGCACTCTGCAACTAGCAATTCCAAATCACCAAAACCAACCAAACATGAGCTCGACGATTCATCCGAATCCACAACAATGGAACTACAACATGAGGAAGTcctatag